The Gossypium arboreum isolate Shixiya-1 chromosome 4, ASM2569848v2, whole genome shotgun sequence DNA segment gtttttagcatagtactataatcgttttatatgttgatcattaagaggtatggaagtgtttggaacgattagccattggaatggttaatcatgatcatgctttgtgctatgtatgtaaaaaggactaatggaatcatggaaactatgaaataggtaaagtctacctcaaaggcagaggctgtcagctgcagtgacgtggaagtgaaaaatcactaaaaatagtaggaatggaattaaatagtgaataaattatgaaaatgaaccttgatgaacctattttcataggaaagtaatgaaacgatcatatgaacagtatgttaagagatattgaagttttcgtgagacagggccagaacggtttctggattccctattccgactttggaaattcattataaattaacctgagataattaggagtcatgccatatatgtatagattcctctttgagtctagtttctatagaaatggcatcagtattgaagcctgtacaggagatatccaagtcgaatgcataaaggtcggtgtagtcgatcctcgtaacatggggactttaactaataaactgtactaattggccagaccaaaattctagaaaaaatttgtagatgcatatatgagtctagtttcaggaaaaatcacgaaactgattttcgagttgtggaactcaagatatgatttttaaggtgacaaggataCGCTTAGCCTGctggctggaaatttttaaatggactgtgaaaataaatataatatgtctgttagcacctcgtgttcgactccggtcacggtctcgggtacggggtgttacaccatttggttgaagggactctttagtgaactcaatgaagaccttcaaattagtacagtattttgtgacaatcaatgtgtcatcttccttacaaaagatcaaatgtttcatgagagaacaaagcacATTGGTGCTcgatatcattttgttcgtgatattattgctcgtggtgatattgttctaagcaaaattagtactcatgaaaatcctgtagatatgatgactaagtcacttcccataaccaagtttgagcattgcttagacttacTTGGTTTTCATTATTGAAAAGTACCCCTTAAGGGGTCtcatggaagaggtggagaacttgttcgttaagACTTAATGGTGAAGAATTTATTCATTGAGAAtccgtgtcaaggtggagattgttagaattgagTGACTCGAATCTTTGTTAAAATAGAATACggtaatgaaataaaataaaagtaaaatccatatagaactacacttcttttattttattttagaataaaatttttttaccaagactattaattcattttaatttatatcttGCAAATCGTTACTATCATTTTCTGTTATCATAAATATGTATTTTCAGCTTATACCATATGATTTTGATAGCAAATTGCAAATACATTAAAcacttaataaaaattattatttcatCATTTGCAAGTAAAATTAATTTTCGAAAAAGaatgtaatatatttcaaaatctTAAAAGTTTGATTTTGTTTGAATCAAAATCTTTAaacaatttgaaattttattttcatttgattTATTTGAAAATCCTAGaaacattttttaaatttatatacactttataagaaaattttatatcTATTTTAAATCCTAAAAATCTAATTAATTTATGCTTATCCCACAGTTTTTGAATTATATAATGttattaacaataaaatatatcaaaattttatattaaactaatcttattaaaaacaaaaatattgaatttttatattaaatttttattaacaataaaatatttataatgagaatttaaaataaaataaataattaggtCCATTAATTCAAAAGCTTTTACTTcttattgttttatatattatagtttaatttatttaaatttataagaatttattatattttatttcaaaaattatttcTGATCGTTATcaattttgtaataaaattaaggtaaataaataatttatttgacttgatttatttttattgtaaaatTAAGAAGTTGATGTTTGTGGATTTTAGAAAATTAATAGTCAAatgtaaaacataaaaataacttgAATATAAAAGTATCCAATTCAATATAATTTGTGTAATAAATTAAACctaaattgaaaatgaaatgaagttgaaatgatttaaatttaatttaattcaaatatgaaatgatTTATACTTGAAATTAATTAGATCCAAAAtaatttaaggattttaaaactcaaattaaTCTGATTTGAGCACAAAACCAACTTAGGAAGTTTAATCAACAATCTCATGTAGGTTATTTATGTTGTATGGCGTGCAAGTTTGATTTATCTCTTAAGATAtatattcaatagtaaataataatgataataataataattattattattaataaaacagGTTCCGCTTAGTTAAATCCGTTGAAGCTACTTTTATATATGATACAGGCAGGCCGGCTAGAGGCGGCCACTGCGCCTGACCGCATTGACAAATTTCAGATATGCCTGTAAGTCTGGTTTAAAAACGCAAATCTACCAATTCAGAAACTCAAACCCCCATAACCTAAAAGCTATGGGATCAACCTTTAGTTGCTGTGGTTCGGATAAAGAAGATGAAGGGTATGCAAAAATCAGCGCCCATCTTCGTCTATATTGGTCAGTATTCTTTCCATAGTGAATAGATTTTGTTGAAAAGTTTTAGCCTTGGTTTTGTAGGGTAAGTGTAGTTACTTCAGGGAATACAACATGGAGAATATTCACATACAAAGAGTTGCACACTGCTACCAATGGCTTCTGCGATGACAACAAACTTGGGGAAGGTGGCTTTGGCAGTGTTTACTGGGGTAAAACCAGTGATGGTCTTCAGGTTATCTATGGATGTATTTGATCCTGggattatttatttttgttaattttataatttctaccAGCAAGCCTAAAGGTCTCGGTTCTTGTAATGTGTGGTACAGATAGCTGTCAAGAAATTAAAATCCATGACTTCAAAAGCTGAAATGGAGTTTGCAGTGGAAGTTGAAGTTCTTGGAAGGGTTAGGCACAAGAATCTGTTGGGTCTGAGGGGTTACTGTGTTGGAACTGACCAAAGGCTCATAGTTTATGATTATATGCCAAATCTTAGCTTGCTGTCTCATCTGCACGGCCAATTTGCAGGTGAGGTTCAATTAGATTGGAAAAAAAGAATGAAGATCGCAATTGGTTCTGCAGAAGGCATATCGTAAGTTTTGCTTTTGTTAAGTATATAACGCATTTACTTagtcaaagcataaaaattttcatgtttatatatatatatatatatatatatatatatatatatattttgtttcttTATCATCTACCAACAAACTTGATACCTTCGATCTGATGTATAAGGACTCTAACTAAAGCCTGTGAAGCTTAGACTCGCGTACTGTTAAGCTGATTGGCTTAAATTAGAGTCAGTATGAAGTTGGATTGCTCTTTACCACTATATAAAGAATTAAACACTCATCTTTTCATATTCAGTCATTTTCTTTCTGATTTTTGACTCAATATTGAATTCAGTATTTagtagaataaagaaaataatgCGCGTTGCAGAGTTTCAATTTGTTGACAAAGTAACGGTAGGAAATTTTAACTCTAAAACGTTTTTTGACTTCAAATGTTatgatgctatatatatatatatatatatataggtactTGCACCATGAGGTGACACCACACATCATTCACAGAGACATCAAGGCAAGCAATGTCCTGCTGGATTCAGACTTTGAACCGCTGGTTGCTGATTTTGGATTTGCAAAGCTAATCCCAGAAGGCGTAAGCCACATGACAACCCGTGTTAAGGGTACTTTAGGATACCTTGCGCCGGAATACGCCATGTGGGGAAAGGTTTCCAATGGTTGCGATGTTTACAGTTTTGGTATTCTTTTGCTTGAGCTTCTCACTGGAAGAAAGCCTATAGAGAAGTTGCCTGGTGGTGTAAAGAGGACTATAACTGAGTGGGCTGAGCCACTTGTAGCTAGAGGGCAGTTTAAAGACCTTTCTGATCCGAAGCTTCgaggaaattttgatgaaaaccAATTAAAACAAGCAATTAGTGTTGCTTGTCTATGCGTGCAAAGTGAACCTGAGAAGCGGCCAAACATGAAAGAAGTGGTTTATAAGCTTAAAGGGTACGGCAGCGAAGGCAAGGTTCTTCAGGCGAGAATGGACAGCGTTAAGTATAAGGAAGAATTACTAGCACTTGATCAAACAAGTGACGAGGATGATGGTGGTCCTGAGGAAAGCTATGGCGTGTTTGGTCCCATGGAGGTGCAAGAAATGCAGGATCCCTACAATCAACACGGAGACACTGCCAAACATGTTTGAGAAAAAGTTTAATTGCTACATGAAAAAGACTTGGTATACCTTTATTACAATATTTTTGTAGCGTATTTTGTTACAACAAGGAATAGAACATGGTAGAAATGCTAAATTATCAAGGAAAAGGGATTAAAATATCATGATTGTTAATGTAATTTTGATTTAACAAATTTACTTTTATTGTTAATGTAATTTTGATTTAACAAATTTACTTTTACGAAATTTAATTTAGAGAATGAATTTAGTAAACAATTTAACTCACATAACTATTAATTTAAGTTGAATTTATCTTTCACTTTAGAAAAACATTTGGTgcacataatatataaataaaacataaaaaataaagtaTCAAAAGTCAACACTCTAGGGCCGCTTCTTCATTCTTTTGAAAAGTCTTGTGGAAAAGATCTTTTTTGAAATATTTTGAGAAGTGCTTTAgaaaaatttaagtgtttgatATTCTTTGtcaaaagtacttttgaaaagtaaaatgtccattttagacattatattataaagtaacaaatatgtatttaaataatgttcaaattagttaatattatgatattttagtaaaaatataaaaaataatttattataacttattgttaatattttaatatataatattaattttaaatatttctaagtaattaatattaattaattattaaatttaattagaatatataaactatatttaaatatttaaatataataattaaatatttgtaattagatattgacacaattatattattttaaaaatattttttatttttaattaatgcttttaacacatttgtaaaaaTCATATTAAATAACCAAGAAAGAGAACACAAAATAATAGCATCAAACACATTTTAAGTCAAAAAGTAAGGTTAAAAGGTAAAATAACAGTCAAAAGTGCTTTTTGGCTGAAAAGCTAAAATTTACTGCTTTTTCATCTCTAAAAAAACTCATCCCAAAAGTTAAAAAAGTTGCCCCAATGATATGTGTTCTTCATTGCTTTTAAGAGAAAAGTACTTTTTTAGAAAAAGTTCATCCCAAAAGTAATGGAGAACACACCCTAAAACAAGCACACTTAATGTGCAATTATAAGAACCTATAAATAGGCTTCAATAACTTATCTCATCTCAATAATGCGATAGACGtcttcaaatttaaaataaaatatcccactaatcttttttctttttaatttcaaaatgctTTTCTATTTCCATAAAATCTAATAAACTGTAtgtctttttaaaaataaaataaaatgcaagTCAATTTTGAACTCTTACAATCTCTTCATAATTGTCACTCAGGATAAGAATTAAACCTCCTTAGATCTAGTTACATTTGTACATAAAAAGTCTCACATTTACTATATGCCTAATTAAATCATTAATTGAATATATTAATCATATGCATGTCAAAATTATCAacacttaaaaatattttgactATATGTTGATTTAGCAAAGAACTAATAGAAGCatagaaaattatgattgaaaggGATGATTTAATTCATTAACAAGAGAACCTTTATATACAAGTTTCAAGTAACAACctcaatcaaaatttaaattcctACTCCTACTAACAAACTAACAAATCTCCCTAAGACTTAGTCTTGTTAAAAAAAACTGTGCAGCCCTTGAGACACTAACATCTCCTCCTAACTCAAGTGCTGCAGACACCAAGTTTATTCTTAAGCAACTCAAATCGACTAACATGAAAAATTTAGTAAAAATATCTCTCGTCTAATTCTCTGATTTGCAATAAACCAGTTTCTTCAATACTCGCATTCTATGAATTCCTTCTCGACTAGTGTAGCTTCAAGAGTTGCTTCCAATTGTTTCCTAGCATGCAATTCCATCTAAATCAAAATTCCATAATTTAAAATCATCACAAGCTGCTCCAGAAAAGTCATGAGAGTGGCTAGAGCCTTTTTCCAAGGTCTCATGTTGTCACTATACTTGCAATTAATACCATTTATGGTTTGATTAACAAATCTTCTTGCAGCTAGTAATTCCCTTCTCAATTTTTGCATTTTGCACTGAAAGCTTGATCACCTCACCAACTAAATTCTTAAACTCAACAGCATCTATAGATGTCAATTCTTTTGCATATGAAGCTTCTTCAGTCAACTTTTGATTTTGGAAACATAACCCTCTATTCTCTTTTGAAAGTTGCACATGATCCAATTTTAGTGTTTCACTCTCGATCTCTTGAGATAGAATCTTTTTCATAGCTTATATGCATGTTCTTCAGATATTTTATGTGTAAAAGATAATAGTTTATCATCAGAGAGAGATGTCAACTACTGCTCCAAGAGAGTTACCTTTGCATGCAACTCCCCGTTCTCAGAACACTTGATTTACAGTTGTTATTGCAAGATCCGATTATCTGCTGATTTTATCTCAAGCTCAAAAATATTTTCCTTACATTGTGTCATCAATTTCATAATTGTTTGCTGCATTGATGTCATTCCTTCCTGACACTTGGATGccacttgtgtaacaccccggtttagaccctagtcggaagagtggtttcgggaccacaaatccaagttagaaaaatattctaatattatttttcatgcttacagtatgtgaattgatatgtgtgaaaattccatgaattaattttatcgtttgagtgtccaatttgacaaaaggacttaatcacgtaaaatgaaaaatGGCATGCTATATGTTAAATGTGCCTATTTATTAcggcttattaaatgtgaggtccttaggTTGTAAATGGACCCTCGGATTAATCCATGGACAAAGTTAGACATAAGTTAGTGGATTAATGCATGGACAAAGTTAGACATGAGTTTGTGGATTATTAATGTTATAATAAAAGGGTAAAATTGGTAATTgataattatgttattataattaaaataaaagctaaaatttagctcattttatttcttcttaactgaaaatacaaaagaaaaagaaagataaagactaagctagggttcgacactcatttttctcaattaaagtatgaattttgtttggtttttgatgatttctaagtttttgtgatcgttgctttgagtactagctagcccataccctaatttctgaatttggtgatgattttgaaagtttccgttgatgaatgcttgagtttttgaatgtttgatgatgaataatgaaagcttggtgcttgatatacatgttttgtaaagtgattttgagtaaaaatgcatagtagggattaatttgtgaaaatgtggggctaaatgtgtgaataaataaaGTTTTGGGCTACTAGAGACCTTAGGAAGATTCGGCTAAGgcatggttttgatgaaattttgtatatttggtgatttgtgtaataaggactaaaatgtcaaaatgtgtaactttaaatgctaaagtgcaaaaatgcccaaatatgtgtttgtggataaaattgaatgaattggtgattaaatgagttaattttgaatacatatagatcaagaaagaaagaattcggacttagatcgagaaAAATCAAGGGTTATTGAGTAATCAATCTGATTCATCCATTCTGAGTACGAAGTAAGTTCATACGTGATAAACTTTGTTACAATTATgtctttaatgctttgataatgcataagatgtatatatatgtgactacGAATGTGTACAATGACAAGTCAAGTATATTTAGCACTTAGAGTACGTTtcaaaatagctttggctataaatagcacttagtgtgcgaattggaatggcttcggctatatgaggtaCTAAGTGTGCAATACCGAGATAGCTTAGGTTTAAATGTgacggcactaagtgtacgaaattgttatagcttcagctaatcactaatgcactaagtgtacgagttcTTGGAATATTGAAAGATTTTCGAATGAATCAATACGTTAAACAAAGaggtgataatgaaataaataaatacaagaaCGTACAGGTAcatacgatacctatgtggtagttgatactatgtgtatgaagcttgatgaaatgatatatatatatgataaatggtTATGAGTTAGAAttgaataatgatatgagaactaCTAAGTGTCTATTAGTTGATGATTTAGATAAAATGAACTATTGAGTATTTTtggtacaaacttactaagctatgaagcttactgtgtgtcatttgtctatgttttatagatcatcgaagctaAGTTGGATTCGGGGATTGTCAGGAAATGTCATCAtactatcgatcatcttgttggtacttttgaagcttgtatatatggtatatggcatgtataggctagtgatattttagtatgttttgagtCTTGATATTAGCCATgggatttggcttgtaaatgtgatATGTATAATCATCTAATttggcttgaattatatgtttggtaagtgttatatgtgatgtatataatgctttatgaattggtttggtttgagatgatgatatgatgagctttgtgatatgaaatgtgatgattttgtcataatgatttggtataatttgaatatggaattgattAGTTAAAAAATGGTTGAATTATATGATATGTTATGTGTATGTTTTGATGGGTTTTGGTTGCATATAAATGACTTGAAATGGTACCAAATAGGTTGATTTGTATACATGATTGTAAGGTGACAAATTGGCATTCCAAATgaacta contains these protein-coding regions:
- the LOC108465544 gene encoding PTI1-like tyrosine-protein kinase At3g15890 gives rise to the protein MGSTFSCCGSDKEDEGVSVVTSGNTTWRIFTYKELHTATNGFCDDNKLGEGGFGSVYWGKTSDGLQIAVKKLKSMTSKAEMEFAVEVEVLGRVRHKNLLGLRGYCVGTDQRLIVYDYMPNLSLLSHLHGQFAGEVQLDWKKRMKIAIGSAEGISYLHHEVTPHIIHRDIKASNVLLDSDFEPLVADFGFAKLIPEGVSHMTTRVKGTLGYLAPEYAMWGKVSNGCDVYSFGILLLELLTGRKPIEKLPGGVKRTITEWAEPLVARGQFKDLSDPKLRGNFDENQLKQAISVACLCVQSEPEKRPNMKEVVYKLKGYGSEGKVLQARMDSVKYKEELLALDQTSDEDDGGPEESYGVFGPMEVQEMQDPYNQHGDTAKHV